The Thermofilaceae archaeon genome segment TAGGGGCTCGGCTCTAGAAACCTTCTCGCCTCCGGGGGGAGCGGAGCTCCAAGGGCGGCGTCGACCGCGACCCATCTCATTCTTTGAAGCGCGAAAAGGGTCACCGTGATCCTGAGCGTGCGCTCCACCTTCAAGTCCTCAAAGAGAGCGTAACGGTTCCCCAACTCGTCTACGACTATTGAGGAGGGCGAAGGGGTGATTATCGGGCCGGCTATGACCTCTAGCGTTGGGTCGTTGGGCAGAGCCAGCAGGAGAGTTTTCACAAAACCAGCCCCGCTAACCTCCAGCGCGTACTCCAGCTCCAATCGATTCTCAAGCGTGGCTGGGGCGAGGAGGAGGAAGGCCGCCTCGTAGCCAGCCTCCACCCCCGCTAGCGAGGCTTTAACGAAGACCCTGTAGTAGCCCGAGGGGAGTCGTTGGTCAACCCTGAACTTGAAGAGGACGTCCCAACTGCTGGAGCCCGCTGGCACCTCAAGCTGGGAGGAAGCTTCGGAAAGCACGGGCCCGAGCGGGTGAACGAGAGCGCCCCTAACGACGAGCGTGCCGCCCGAGGTGGATGAGGCGAATACCGTAACTTTCACTACCACTGCTTCGCCGCTGCCGAAAACCCTTGAGGGCCTCGGCAGAAACTGGTCCCCTACGAGGCTCCCAAACTCGACGCTAGCGATCCTCACGAGCCCGGGAGCCCCGCTGACGACCGGTACCGCCAGCAGGAGGCAGAGGGCAGCAGTCAATAGCAGATCCAACCGCTCCAGAGCCAACTTCTCTCTAAGTAGAATCGCTGCACGAAACTTAAGCGTAGCGCTCCCGGCTCGCCGGCGATCCAGGGGATAGGTTTCTCGCCTCAACCTCCTAAGCTTCCCCCGCAACCTTCGCGAGGGCTGTGTAGAGAACCCCCTTCGCGGCTTCAACGGGCTCCCTCCAGATCTGCCCCTCCTCCGGCTTCACTTCGAAACCCACAGCCCCCCTGTAGCCGATCTCGAGAAGCACCCTGATGAGCTCGGCCACTTCTTCAACACCGTTTATGGCGCCCGGCCTGTAGAAGCCCGGGTGCGAGTCCACGAGCCGCCCGTCGGGGAGCCGCTTGGCGCAGCCGATGTGCACGTGAGCCAAGTGGTCGCGAGCCCGCTTGAGATCGTGGGGGCTCTCGTTGAGCATCGGCGCGTGGCTGAGGTCCCAGAGGAGGCCGAAGTTCCCGAACTCCGCTTTCACCTCCTCAGCCACCTTAACTGCGTCTGAGAGCGGGCCGATCAGCCTCCTCCGGTCCCAATCCCTATCGAAAGTCTCGAGGATCAGCTTTACTCCCAGTCTCCCAGCTTCAACCGCAACCTCCTTGATGCTCCTAACGAGGGAGTCGATTGCTGCCCCCCTATCGGCCGGGCCCGGGTCGGGGCCGCTGCAGAACGCGAGGGCCCTAGCCCCGCGTGAGGCGGTCAGCTTCGCGGATTCGATCAGCATCTCCACAGCCTTCCTCCGCTCGCCCTCGTCGAGGGCCGACGGGTTGAAGCCCCGGTTGATGATGATGGGTTGGACGCCGAAGACAACCTCAACTCCGCCCGCTTGGATCGCGGGCTCAGCCAGCCTCCAGGCTTGCTCGCTCATCGGGTGCAGCTCAATCACGTCGAAGAAGGGGTCGCTCGCGAGCACCCTAATCGTCTCATCAACCTGCTCCTCCCTCTGGAGGAGGGGGTTCGCCATGAACGCGACGATGCTGATCTTCCAGGGCAGCCTCACAGAACCCTCCAGAAGCCCCCGCCTAAAACCGGCCGCAAGCACGGGTTTCGTCAGCCGGTGCAGTTAATAAAAGTGCCTGCGAGGTGGGGATTGTGCGAGCGGCACCGAAGCTTCGGCAAGTGGGAGCGGTAGCGGTCACCCTCTTAGCAGCCTCTGCCGCTCTCTTTCTCCTGCTGGAGGCGAAAAGGCCCGTGGAGGCCGGGCGGGGGCTCGTGAAGCTCTCGGGGAGGTGGGACTGCATCGACGTGATGGGGGGCGAGTACAGGGTTTGCAACAACGTCTGGGGTACGGGCGCGGGAGTGGGCAGGCAGGTTATCGAGGTTGATCCAGACTCAACCTACTTCAAGGTCGTGGAAGCAACGCACAACTCGCAGAACGTGGCCGCCTACCCGTTCATCTACAAGGGCTGCCACTGGGGAAGCTGCACAAAGGGTAGCGGGCTGCCGGTCCGGGTGAAGGAGCTGCGTGCGGCGAGGTCCACATGGAGCATCGGCGTGGAGAGTGTGGGAGGGGTTTGGAATGCCGCCTACGATATCTGGTTCAGCAGAGCGGGGGCTAGCAGCCCGGAGGGCGGGGCTGAGCTGATGATCTGGATCAACAGGGGTGGGGGAGCGAGGCCTGCCGGGAGGCGTGTGGCAACCTTGGAGATAGGAGGGGTAGTATGGGAGGTCTACTACGCCAACTTAAGCTGGAACTACATCGCGTTCCTCGCCGCCCAGCCGCTGGAGAGCGTGGATTTGGACATTAAGGCCTTCATCGACGAAGCTGTTAGGATGGGCTACATCGATCCGGAGTGGTTCCTCGACGCGATAGAGGCCGGATTCGAGATTTGGCGGGGTGGTGTAGGCCTGACAACGCTCAGCTTCTCCGCCTCAATCGAGCGCTGAAGTTATCAGCTGGCCGCCGCTCTCCCAGTGTGCGGGTGGTCGTGGGGAGCAGAAACCCCGCGAAGCTGAAGGGGGTTGAAAGAGCCTTCAGGAGCTTCTACGGCCCCGTGGAAATCGTAGCCGTAGAGGTGGATCCGCTCGTTCCCCCACAGCCGGTGGGAATCGACGAGGTGCTCCGCGGCGCTTTGAACAGAGCTTACGGGGCGCTCCGCAGGGAAGCCGGCGACTACGGCGTGGGGGTTGAAGCGGGCTTCTTCCACCTGACCGGCACATCGATCGAGGTACAGGTTGCGGCAGTCGTTGATGGGAGTGGCAGGGTTGGCGTTGGGCTTTCACCAGGTTTCCCGCTACCTCCCGCTTTCGTTAATGCGCTGGAGAGGGGTGAGGCTGTCGAGCTGGAGGAAGTGGTGGACAGATGGTTCGGTACCAGGAGTATAGGGGAGGCGGGTGGGCTCGTCAGTCTGCTAACCGGCGGAAGAGTGACCAGGGAGGATTTGACCTACTACGCGGTCGTCATGGCCCTGATACCCTTCATCAACGAGCCGCTGTGGCGCGCGCCAGCCGCCTGACGTTCGTTAGGATCTGGGCCAGCGCCGCCGCGTGGTCATCGTACTCGAGCTTCTGAACCTCAACCTCGAGCTTCAGCCCAAGCCTAGGTGACGCGGCGATGGTGCGGTCGACGCGTTCAGCCAGGATGTAGCTCCGGCGCAGCGCGGCTAGAACC includes the following:
- a CDS encoding sugar phosphate isomerase/epimerase family protein, translating into MLAAGFRRGLLEGSVRLPWKISIVAFMANPLLQREEQVDETIRVLASDPFFDVIELHPMSEQAWRLAEPAIQAGGVEVVFGVQPIIINRGFNPSALDEGERRKAVEMLIESAKLTASRGARALAFCSGPDPGPADRGAAIDSLVRSIKEVAVEAGRLGVKLILETFDRDWDRRRLIGPLSDAVKVAEEVKAEFGNFGLLWDLSHAPMLNESPHDLKRARDHLAHVHIGCAKRLPDGRLVDSHPGFYRPGAINGVEEVAELIRVLLEIGYRGAVGFEVKPEEGQIWREPVEAAKGVLYTALAKVAGEA
- the yjjX gene encoding inosine/xanthosine triphosphatase, encoding MRVVVGSRNPAKLKGVERAFRSFYGPVEIVAVEVDPLVPPQPVGIDEVLRGALNRAYGALRREAGDYGVGVEAGFFHLTGTSIEVQVAAVVDGSGRVGVGLSPGFPLPPAFVNALERGEAVELEEVVDRWFGTRSIGEAGGLVSLLTGGRVTREDLTYYAVVMALIPFINEPLWRAPAA